The Ictalurus punctatus breed USDA103 chromosome 15, Coco_2.0, whole genome shotgun sequence DNA window GGCAAAGTTGACACAGGTTGATCCAGCATTAGTCAGGTGGATTTAAAGCAGACTGAAAAACTATCACTTCTAATGTCGGCCCATTGGGAAAACTTACGAACGGCTGATCTCTTCCTCACATCAGGTTGCTACCTGGGTAGTATAAATATCTGTTTTCTGTTCTGTATCAGTACATCCAGTAAACTATGATTGCTGTAGCAACAAATATAAATAGGAAAACCAGATGTTGTTGATGGATGTTCACAGCTGTTGATAGTTTACCTTTATACTTCCATAGGCCATAAATTAGAAAACATACTGCAGTATAACAACAGAAATCacaggataataataataataatgagtctttattggtcacatatacattacagaacagtgaaaGTCTTTACTTTGCATACCTCAatatgtcaggaagctggggtcagagcacagggtcagaaatgatacagcgccccctggagcagagagggttaagggccttgctcaagggcccaacagtggcagcttggtagtgctggggctcgaacccccgagcttcccagagccttaaccgtcaagccaccactgccctgatATTGACTGATGTGTCGCCACTGTTGCCTTCTCCATGTCagttttctgttattttctttaaatgactattttaaaaatgaaatgcgAAGAGAGTAATATGAGATGGTGATAACTCGGGATGCATTTGGTACACCGAAATCAGTAGTGTAGCTCAGGATTAATTGCAGAGAGGGATCACTGTACAGTCGTACCGATATACTTAATATGCTTATATACTTAATATACTTAtgaatatatacttatatacttaATATACTTATGCTTAAATATGgacaaataataatgatgactTGATTGAACTTTTGAGCCTCCAATTCtttcacaaaatattaattgggcatatatatatatatatatatatacacacagcatatatatatacatatatatatatatatatatacatacacacacacacacacacacacatatatatatatatatatatatatatatatatatatatatatatatatatatatatatatatatatatatatatacacacacacacacacatatatatatatatatatatatatatatatatatatatatatatatatatatatatatatatatatatatatatatatatatatatatatatatatatatatcagctctgtctgtgtgttatgTTAACCAGCCAAGAATAGACATTTGGATCTGTCATAaaatatttggggggggggtgtcaaacCTGAAACCATAGCTATGTGTAATATGCAAAATTCTATCTACTATACTTACACAGTATTAATTTAAACCATGTAACGTATCCTTTTCTGTAGCTTATGGTCATTACATAATCATATATACAGCATATACACTGTATAACCAGAagtctgtggacacctgaccatcacgctCATGTGTTGTAGTTCTTCTttaaactgtttccacaaagttggaagcacacaattgtatcgAATGTCTTTGTACGCTGCAGTGTTTcaatttcacttcactggaactaagagatcccaaacctgttccagcatgagctctgtgaagacatggtttgccaaggttggaatggaagaactcgaatgttctgcacagagccctgacctcaaccccactgaacacctttgggatgaactggaactggagccatCGGTGCCTGATCTCGTTAATGCTCTTGTatctgaatgatcacaaatccccacagccacgttcCAAAATTTATtcgaaagcctttccagaagatgTTATGGAAGTTATTATTACATCAAAATGGGActagatgttcaacaagcacatgcgggtgtgatggtcaggtgtccacaaacctttggccttATAATGCAGTTTTATAGTAAAATTATAAACAGTCGTGAAAGTATTCTGTCTTCAAACCTTACCCTAATGTATGTTATCTTTGATTAGGATGGACTGTCTGATCAAGACGGTTCGGTCTGAAGGCTATTTCGGCATGTATAGAGGTAAAAACTTTATTTCTCCAATAAAATTAAACCACTGTTCACTAATATTGATGAACTGATTAATATTGATGGACTGAGAGCAGTAGAGGAGTGTATCGTGGCTAGTTATTAAGCATTATTATTAGCGTGTGATATATAATCAGATATCATTAATGGGTAATTCTCTGTGTTTCTACAGGAGCAGCAGTCAATTTGACCCTGGTGACCCCCGAGAAGGCCATTAAACTAGCCGCTAACGACTTTTTCCGTCATCAACTCAGCAAAGGAGAGTACGTTCATCCAGTCGGTCATTATATCGAATTAGAAATATAATGTGCAACAGCTCCCTTTAGTATATAATACATTCATGACAGCTCAGTCATCATGTATTGGATATAAATATAGGATCGTAATGAATACGgcgtgtcttttttttaaatcactgcaGCTCCAGATTGAGTGTATTTAAAGAGATGCTGGCAGGATGTGGAGCGGGAGTGTGTCAGGTGATCATAACCACACCCATGGAGATGCTCAAAATTCAACTTCAGGATGCAGGAAGGCTTGGTGAGACAAACGTTAATCTCGGCTATATATACAAAATTTATTGGCACCGTCCTAAGCATTCACTATATCCTCCAGTAACGCAGCTCAGCCATGTCggctaccacacacacacacacactaataattCCTCCTTTTATAGGGCGTCGTCACTTTTCTCCTGATTCAATGGCTAGTCtttatttgtcttcatttattTTGGACTAATTTATTTTCCCCGAGTCATTATCACGAGAGTACTGAGACTGAGTACTGAGAttattttcatttgtgtgtgcgtgttaattaatatacatgaaatacaGAAACAGGAACATGTGTGTGTACTTTAAACAGTGCATTAGACACtagattaatattttttttctctctttttcttcaaGACAGTTTGCTTGCATTCATTTGAAATGTTctatggggtgccaataattctaccACATATGGCTACATTCACACTTTTTCACGAATATGAGTAAAGTATAGTGTGTTCTGactggttgtgtgtgttgtgtaccCCCTGCAGTGGCTcagaggaatgtagctgtgatccCGGCTCTGAAGTTCGGAGCAGGAAGCACGGTGATAAACTGTGCCTACAGCCTCGGACCAACCACACACATCAGAAGAACCTCGGCCCTACAGATCACACAGGAGTTACTGCGCACTCACGGCGTTCAGGGACTTTATAAAGGACTCGGAGCCACGCTAATGAGGTACCACAAAATAGTTCAGCCTACAGAAAGTGTTTCCAACTTCACATAGCTGAAATGTAAAGATCTGCCAAGATATGGTTAGTTTCTGAAGTTTGCATCTTTAGTTTTGTACTGGACTAATGTGGCTAACAAGTAAGGGAGGTTATAGCTACTACATTAGTTTACCATTTATTTGTGCATAAATAATTTTGAAGTAAAATTCTAAGTCTGTATTGAAAACGAAACACACTAATCAAATAGGAaatttacactatatggccaaaagtatgtgaacacctgaccaatcatacacgtatgtgctttttgaacatccaaATCcagctgttataataacctccactcttctgagaagagCAGAGGTGAAACTGaaagctaaaaccaagagtagatattcaggggtatttactgtttaaacaatcaatctaacaggacacacctgggtaacaagaaagacctgtcagtcacatgttccaatatttttgcccGCCTAAAAAtggggtggtctgatacaacatgtgctgtgttttatgttgtttaacacatctacatagcaataccaggaaacaaaagctgaaattataaactctcttctcatattcatcttttgatctcaaacccaaaatgtCTTCCGTCTACTGCGAAATAatattaattggccttgccgatCTAATAGCTTTGAAGGCGACTGTATGTTACATTTAATAATGTTGTGCAGCGTCCATGAGACAAaccagttcctgttatcacgtaCATGCTGAtccttgtgttgttgttttcttcccTCAGGGATATTCCATTTTCCGTCATCTACTTCCCTCTGTTTGCTCACCTGAACCAGTTGGGAAAACCATCAGAGGCTGAAAACGCGCCGTTTTATTGGAACTTCGCTTCAGGCTGTGGTGCTGGATGTGTAGCTGCTATCGCAGTCAGTCCCTGTGATGGTAAGAGTGTGTTCGTGTTTTTCTTTCggtatgctttttaaaaaatgtccccacaaggataggaatatctgacacaTGTGTtcttgtgaggacatttgtCGAGTGAGGAAAACTTGTCTCTCTGTATCAGTGGTGAAGACAAGGCTGCAGTCGCTCAGTACAGGCGCACACGAGGAGACGTACAGCGGGGTGATGGACTGTGTCAGGTAGAGTAACCATGACTACTGACACCATACAAATCACCATTACCATCACCTAACGAATGTCCTTGTTATACATACACTACCCAATGTCAGCTATGATAGCTGGTCTCAACCATCTGTGGTAGCTAGATACGATCGAGTTCTTAATTATTCGTAGGGAATAATGTCACAGTATGTTTGCAAATTAGGTATTAACATGACTGATGTTGAAGTTAAAATGAAAGACACATTTCTTTATACTAAATACTACAAATCCGAAACTGGAAAAATAGGTTCAATTTGTAAATGCGACCTTATTTTAAAAGTTATAATAACTACACCAAACTTGCTGTAATAGATTGGGGTTAGCAGTCATAGTCTAGTGGTTAGCCTAAACTAGCATAAACTAGCttagcatttagcagacacaaGTGGAATTATTACTTACAAACAGGGTTAGCATAGTTTTGAAGGTAGAATTGTATGGCTTGGTTAGCAATGATACTTGAGGAGGTTGGCGTTTATTTGGTTGTAGTTAAGCAGTTTTGTGTAGGGTTAGCAGTCGTAGTCTCGCTAGTGGATGTTTTAACATCAGTAAACACTTGGAAGttgttagactcaaacaaaccgtatatagaatgtcaaataaagttaGAAAATCACTCAAGTAAGTAATtgtttgagagctacaacaatgaTAACAAGCCACTTATGTTTGTAGACGGAATTGCTGAGAGTTTTGAGCTGAAAGACTTCCGAAAACATGGCGTCATTTCCTGTAAGGGAACATTTTTTTGCAgggcattgtgggatttttcagGGAGCAAACATTCCAGTGCACTGGGAgaattttgcgattgagacagttCTTAAAATGTCCGACTCTGAGTCAGTGctctgactactgaactagggagctgattgagatgcaCACTTTGATAGTAATTGTACCTTTGCGGTTAAGTATTACAGGTGGGTTTGGTGGTTGTGTCCTAGCATTTATGGCTATTGGTTGGTTTTAGTAGGTGtaccttagtggttagcattcAGGTTTGGGATTAGCATCATATCTTAGTGATTACAGTACATACATTGTTGGAGGTTATAGCTAAGTGAGTAGTGGTTATAGTTCGCAGTATGTGCTACAGCCAAAGTTAACACTCATAGCTTAGCGGTTTATCGTTAACGtattcattcaaaatgaaaatttttttttaaatcaattgaAATCAATTccactgcctttttttttcttctaaaacgTCGCTTTCTGGTGTGCTTGTCTTCTTGCAGTAAGATCATCCGTAAAGAAGGCCCCGCTGCTCTTCTGAAGGGTGCCGGCTGCAGAGCGCTCGTCATCGCGCCGTTATTCGGCATCGCACAGGTCGTTTATTTCATCGGAGTTGGGGAATTCGTCCTGGGACGGTTTCCCAACTTCAGATTCTAAATGCCATAAAGTCAGACATCGGAACCAGGTGAACATTAAAGATGAAAGTCTGAGGCAGCTACACTGTGACCATTTGGAGAATGACATGCTGTGAGTTAGAGATTTTCTATGGAAATGCTAACGTTAGCATCTTACAGGTGGCTTTATTAAGAAGCTGGGACAATCTTGTTTTTATaaaccgtttaaaaaaaaaaataaatctccaGGGCCAGCCTTCAGTTTCCCTCAATGAGGGAAAGGATGCCTTAGACAATAATCAGTACTGTTTTTAATATGCCTTCATCAGCTTCCCCTTCACGAAGTATAGTTTCTGTGAATTATACAGTTATATGCGCTTGGTAAATAAGCTGAACTGTTCTAGAATCTATTCTATAGAGTGATATATGACGCTGTGAGCTTCAATCTGATTGGAGAACCGAGGACCCTCTGCCAATcagattgatttattattatttactgatttgattgattgatgctTACAGCGTCATATATTGCCGTGAATGGGTTATTATTGAAGTGAATGGATGGCTGGAGCGTCTGCTCTGAGCGTCTCTTACCGCCGCGGACGGGTTTACATTGGAGTCAATTGAGAACGTTTCATACAGACGTGGAGGGGTCCCTTTTGCGTCAGTATCAGACGCCTAAGGGCGTGACAAATCGTCGGTATTTTACAAGCGGGGAAtgagaaaagcaaaaatgtaTGTTAAGACAATCCTGCACCTATCACGTTCTCGTGGGCCAGATAAAATGACGTGGTGGGCCTTGAGTTTGACACATGTGATCTATAGTGATGTAGATTCGATCCCTCATCTAAAGTGGAGAAGGGAAGTTGACGAGGGTATATTCAACACACCACTGAACCAAAGCCCCATTGTCTTCTTCTTGCCTGCCTGTCCGAGTTTGCCTGAGACAGATgggaaacatttcatttgagtGGGCAGCCTTGGAGACATGTATTTCAATCCTGATTAAACCGTGTAGTCCATTTTCATTGATGCGGTTACAACAGAGGATCCAAAAAGCTCAGAATTTCAGATGCTGCttgtaaaaaaatattgatttgATATTTGGTATTTGCAGAATCCAGGATTGCGGTTGTGCTATCCGTTCAGACCAAATCAGGAAAAGGGTTTAAAGATAATTTAGAGAAAAGAGAGGCTCCCAAGTGACGCAATAGAAAAGCTTCGCCATATTGCCGTGATATCGTGAGTTTGAATCCATCCGTGGCtgggagccaagggagcaaaattggctgcGCTCTCCGGGTGGGCGGGATGGCTTACTCTccctcccctgtcaatcacagtgacactaaccAATCGTAGTCATCGGTGAGCTTGTGGGtgcggaagagggcggatagcgctttcctctgtgtgtgttacgctgccctgtgacacaTCATGAGCAGCTGttcgagagaaaaaaaaaacagttggctGTCTTCATGTGTCTGAGGAAAgacgtgttagccttcacccttctGGTTGGAAGTTCTtatatgataggggagagctggctggtggatgggaattggcaggtgaccaaattggggagaaaatgaggaaaaatcCCACCATGTATTAAACATGTAATCACGGTATCTTCTCTAACATTACAGAGTGTTAATCGGTGAACCACACAGTGTTAACCTCAGAATCACACAGTTGGGTCAAAAAGTCTGAATGAACCATTTTTCTCAACTGAGACATGTTTATCCCATAGATATGGCACATTAGAGCCCTAGATCGGCAACCAAATGTGCACTACGGACACCCCTGTGCATTCAAAaccctttttcttttaatatgtGACAGAATAAAAGGGGTTGCAGTGCATTCTGAATAGAAtggcatacatttttttttactattgttgttgttgtgaagatgtaaataaaaacccaaaGTTATACCATACGAGTCCATACACTGTGACTTGTAGTTTCTTATGtcttcattgtgtgtgtgtgtgtgtgtgtgtgtgtgtgtgtgtgtgtgtgtgtgttccaaaccacagcaaccctgacctgcataaatgaacataggAAATATGTTGCGCTCCCATGTTAATCAAcgtggtctttctttgtccaTACGGTCTTCACATCTGAAAGCGCGCTcctacaactttttttttctgggtcCCAATCCAAATCCAATTGGGATCCCAATCCAAATGCACGCTCAAGGCTAAGTCAAGGCTAACAGGCTAATCAAAGGTACCGTTAACCAGATACGTGTTCATGTCGGCTAAATCCGACATGTTGCACaattagctaattagctaatGTTTCTTGAATTAACGCTAATATCGAGAATGTGGataaatatcatttatataGATACTTACACATGAATTGTCTCACCATGACGTGTAATCTGTTTGCTGGGTCAGCATTTTTTCGTTTTATCGGCAAAATGTTTACATTGCGTCTAAAGACAACTGCTTATTTTATAGCGACCCGACggtatttcagcttttatttcagtCTCTGGTGTCAGAATCTAGTATATGGTACAAACAGAGCATTCACATTTACACCATTTAGCAGACGTACTGTAAAACATACCCTCATGCTAGAAAGAATAGCTCGAGGTGTAAGCTGAAACCCTGTTAGAGAGGAGGTAGTAGTACAACAGGAAGTTATTATGCTGGGGGGACAAGTTAAGGGTTGTTCCTCTGTCTTTATGTATTTAGCGCTCTGTTAAGTGCTTCAGTGCTTATTTGAAGACAaacagtgactcagctgtttaTACAGCCAGCGAAGTTCACTCCACCACCTAATTGTCA harbors:
- the slc25a55b gene encoding solute carrier family 25 member 55b (The RefSeq protein has 2 substitutions compared to this genomic sequence); amino-acid sequence: MAQQPVSLPAKLINGGVAGMVGVTCVFPIDLAKTRLQNQRSSQQVYKNMMDCLIKTVRSEGYFGMYRGAAVNLTLVTPEKAIKLAANDFFRHQLSKGDSRLSVFKEMLAGCGAGVCQVIITTPMEMLKIQLQDAGRLVAQRNVAVIPALKFGAGSTVINCAYSLGPTTHIRRTSALQITQELLRTHGVQGLYKGLGATLMRDIPFSVIYFPLFAHLNQLGKPSEAESAPFYWNFASGCGAGCVAAIAVSPCDVVKTRLQSLSTGAHEETYSGVMDCVSKIVRKEGPAALLKGAGCRALVIAPLFGIAQVVYFIGVGEFVLGRFPNFRF